A region from the Canis lupus familiaris isolate Mischka breed German Shepherd chromosome 3, alternate assembly UU_Cfam_GSD_1.0, whole genome shotgun sequence genome encodes:
- the PRC1 gene encoding protein regulator of cytokinesis 1 isoform X8, translating into MAILQNAAAVESKRDGGLESEVLAEESIVCLQKALNHLREIWELIGIPEDQRLQRTEVVKKHIKDLLDMMIAEEESLKERLIKSISVCQKELNTLCSELHVEPFQEEGETTILQLEKDLRTQVELMRKQKKERRQELKLLQEQDQELCEILCMPHYDIDSNSVPSLEELNQFRQHVATLRETKASRREEFVNIKRQIILCMEELDHTPDTSFERDVVCEDEDAFCLSLENIATLQKLLRQLEMRKSQNEAVCEGLRAQIRELWDRLQIPAEEREAVATVMTGSKAKVKKALQLEVDRLEELKMQNMKKVIEAIRVELAQYWDQCFYSQEQRQAFAPYYDEDYTENLLQLHDAEIVRLKNYYEVHKELFEGVQKWEESWRLFLEFERKASDPSRFTNRGGNLLKEEKQRAKLQKTLPKLEEELKARIETWEQEHSKAFVVNGQKFMEYVMEQWEMHRLEKERAKQERQLKNKKQTETEMLYGSIPRTPNKRQGLTPNRPGKVRKLNTTTMSNATANSSIRPAFGGTVYRSPVSRLPPSGSKPIITSTCLGKKTPQAGRNGANKENLELNGSILSARTFKGFQI; encoded by the exons TGAGGTGCTGGCGGAGGAGTCGATAGTATGTCTCCAGAAAGCTCTGAATCACCTTCGGGAAATCTGGGAattaattgggattccagaggacCAGCGGTTACAAAGAACTGAGGTTGTAAAGAAGCATATCAAG GATCTCCTGGATATGATGATTGCTGAAGAGGAAAGCCTGAAGGAAAGGCTCATCAAAAGCATATCCGTCTGTCAAAAAGAGCTCAATACCCTGTGCAGTGAGTTACACGTTGAACCATTTCAG gaagaaggagagacGACCATCTTGCAGCTAGAAAAGGATTTGCGCACTCAGGTAGAACTGATGcgaaaacagaaaaaggagagaagacaagAACTGAAACTACTTCAAGAACAAGATCAAGAGCTGTGTGAAATTCTTTGCATGCCCCACTATGACATCGACAGCAACTCAGTTCCCAGCTTAGAAGAACTGAACCAGTTCAGACAACACGTGGCCACATTAAGGGAAACCAAG gcatCTAGACGTGAGGAGTTTGTCAACATAAAGAGGCAGATCATACTGTGTATGGAAGAATTAGATCACACCCCAGACACAAGCTTTGAAAGAGATGTGGTGTGTGAAGATgaagatgccttttgtttatctCTTGAGAATATTGCAACACTACAGAAGTTGCTTCGGCAG ctggaaatgagaaaatcacAAAATGAAGCAGTGTGTGAGGGTCTGCGAGCTCAGATCCGAGAGCTCTGGGACAGGTTGCAAATAcctgcagaagagagagaagctgtGGCCACGGTTATGACTGGATCAAAGGCCAAGGTCAAGAAAGCG CTGCAATTGGAAGTGGATAGGTTGGAAGAACTGAAGATGCAAAACATGAAGAAAGTGATTGAGGCAATTCGAGTGGAGCTGGCTCAGTACTGGGACCAGTGTTTCTACAGCCAGGAGCAGAGACAAGCTTTTGCCCCTTACTATGATG AGGACTACACGGAAAATCTGCTCCAGCTCCATGATGCTGAGATTGTGCGGTTAAAAAACTACTATGAGGTCCACAAAGAACTCTTTGAAGGTGTCCAGAAGTGGGAAGAAAGCTGGAGGCTTTTCTTGGAGTTTGAG agaaaGGCTTCAGATCCAAGTCGATTTACAAACCGTGGAGGAAAtcttctaaaagaagaaaagcaacgAGCCAAGCTTCAAAAAACACTTCCTAAG TTGGAAGAGGAGTTGAAGGCACGGATTGAAACATGGGAACAGGAGCATTCGAAGGCATTTGTGGTGAATGGACAGAAATTCATGGAGTATGTGATGGAACAATGGGAGATGCATCGACTGGAGAAGGAACGAGCCAAGCAAGAAAGA CAACTCAAGAACAAGaagcagacagagacagagatgctcTATGGCAGTATTCCCCGAACCCCCAACAAGCGGCAAGGCCTGACACCTAACAGGCCTGGCAAAGTGCGTAAG CTAAACACTACTACCATGTCCAATGCTACAGCCAACAGCAGCATCCGGCCTGCCTTTGGGGGGACAGTCTACCGTTCCCCTGTGTCTCGACTTCCACCTTCTGGCAGCAAG CCAATCATCACTTCCacttgtttggggaaaaaaacaccccAGGCTGGCAGGAACGGAGCCAACAAGGAGAACCTGGAGCTCAATGGCAGCATCCTGAGCG cGAGAACTTTCAAAGGCTTCCAAATCTGA
- the PRC1 gene encoding protein regulator of cytokinesis 1 isoform X5, whose translation MAILQNAAAVESKRDGGLESEVLAEESIVCLQKALNHLREIWELIGIPEDQRLQRTEVVKKHIKDLLDMMIAEEESLKERLIKSISVCQKELNTLCSELHVEPFQEEGETTILQLEKDLRTQVELMRKQKKERRQELKLLQEQDQELCEILCMPHYDIDSNSVPSLEELNQFRQHVATLRETKASRREEFVNIKRQIILCMEELDHTPDTSFERDVVCEDEDAFCLSLENIATLQKLLRQLEMRKSQNEAVCEGLRAQIRELWDRLQIPAEEREAVATVMTGSKAKVKKALQLEVDRLEELKMQNMKKVIEAIRVELAQYWDQCFYSQEQRQAFAPYYDEDYTENLLQLHDAEIVRLKNYYEVHKELFEGVQKWEESWRLFLEFERKASDPSRFTNRGGNLLKEEKQRAKLQKTLPKLEEELKARIETWEQEHSKAFVVNGQKFMEYVMEQWEMHRLEKERAKQERQLKNKKQTETEMLYGSIPRTPNKRQGLTPNRPGKVRKLNTTTMSNATANSSIRPAFGGTVYRSPVSRLPPSGSKPIITSTCLGKKTPQAGRNGANKENLELNGSILSGGYPALAPLQRNFSINSVASTYSEFARELSKASKSDATSRILNSTNIQS comes from the exons TGAGGTGCTGGCGGAGGAGTCGATAGTATGTCTCCAGAAAGCTCTGAATCACCTTCGGGAAATCTGGGAattaattgggattccagaggacCAGCGGTTACAAAGAACTGAGGTTGTAAAGAAGCATATCAAG GATCTCCTGGATATGATGATTGCTGAAGAGGAAAGCCTGAAGGAAAGGCTCATCAAAAGCATATCCGTCTGTCAAAAAGAGCTCAATACCCTGTGCAGTGAGTTACACGTTGAACCATTTCAG gaagaaggagagacGACCATCTTGCAGCTAGAAAAGGATTTGCGCACTCAGGTAGAACTGATGcgaaaacagaaaaaggagagaagacaagAACTGAAACTACTTCAAGAACAAGATCAAGAGCTGTGTGAAATTCTTTGCATGCCCCACTATGACATCGACAGCAACTCAGTTCCCAGCTTAGAAGAACTGAACCAGTTCAGACAACACGTGGCCACATTAAGGGAAACCAAG gcatCTAGACGTGAGGAGTTTGTCAACATAAAGAGGCAGATCATACTGTGTATGGAAGAATTAGATCACACCCCAGACACAAGCTTTGAAAGAGATGTGGTGTGTGAAGATgaagatgccttttgtttatctCTTGAGAATATTGCAACACTACAGAAGTTGCTTCGGCAG ctggaaatgagaaaatcacAAAATGAAGCAGTGTGTGAGGGTCTGCGAGCTCAGATCCGAGAGCTCTGGGACAGGTTGCAAATAcctgcagaagagagagaagctgtGGCCACGGTTATGACTGGATCAAAGGCCAAGGTCAAGAAAGCG CTGCAATTGGAAGTGGATAGGTTGGAAGAACTGAAGATGCAAAACATGAAGAAAGTGATTGAGGCAATTCGAGTGGAGCTGGCTCAGTACTGGGACCAGTGTTTCTACAGCCAGGAGCAGAGACAAGCTTTTGCCCCTTACTATGATG AGGACTACACGGAAAATCTGCTCCAGCTCCATGATGCTGAGATTGTGCGGTTAAAAAACTACTATGAGGTCCACAAAGAACTCTTTGAAGGTGTCCAGAAGTGGGAAGAAAGCTGGAGGCTTTTCTTGGAGTTTGAG agaaaGGCTTCAGATCCAAGTCGATTTACAAACCGTGGAGGAAAtcttctaaaagaagaaaagcaacgAGCCAAGCTTCAAAAAACACTTCCTAAG TTGGAAGAGGAGTTGAAGGCACGGATTGAAACATGGGAACAGGAGCATTCGAAGGCATTTGTGGTGAATGGACAGAAATTCATGGAGTATGTGATGGAACAATGGGAGATGCATCGACTGGAGAAGGAACGAGCCAAGCAAGAAAGA CAACTCAAGAACAAGaagcagacagagacagagatgctcTATGGCAGTATTCCCCGAACCCCCAACAAGCGGCAAGGCCTGACACCTAACAGGCCTGGCAAAGTGCGTAAG CTAAACACTACTACCATGTCCAATGCTACAGCCAACAGCAGCATCCGGCCTGCCTTTGGGGGGACAGTCTACCGTTCCCCTGTGTCTCGACTTCCACCTTCTGGCAGCAAG CCAATCATCACTTCCacttgtttggggaaaaaaacaccccAGGCTGGCAGGAACGGAGCCAACAAGGAGAACCTGGAGCTCAATGGCAGCATCCTGAGCGGTGGGTACCCCGCCTTGGCTCCCCTCCAGCGCAACTTCAGCATTAATTCTGTTGCCAGCACCTATTCTGAGTTTGCG cGAGAACTTTCAAAGGCTTCCAAATCTGATGCTACTTCTCGAATCCTCAATTCGACCAACATCCAGTCCTGA
- the PRC1 gene encoding protein regulator of cytokinesis 1 isoform X2, whose protein sequence is MAILQNAAAVESKRDGGLESEVLAEESIVCLQKALNHLREIWELIGIPEDQRLQRTEVVKKHIKDLLDMMIAEEESLKERLIKSISVCQKELNTLCSELHVEPFQEEGETTILQLEKDLRTQVELMRKQKKERRQELKLLQEQDQELCEILCMPHYDIDSNSVPSLEELNQFRQHVATLRETKASRREEFVNIKRQIILCMEELDHTPDTSFERDVVCEDEDAFCLSLENIATLQKLLRQLEMRKSQNEAVCEGLRAQIRELWDRLQIPAEEREAVATVMTGSKAKVKKALQLEVDRLEELKMQNMKKVIEAIRVELAQYWDQCFYSQEQRQAFAPYYDEDYTENLLQLHDAEIVRLKNYYEVHKELFEGVQKWEESWRLFLEFERKASDPSRFTNRGGNLLKEEKQRAKLQKTLPKLEEELKARIETWEQEHSKAFVVNGQKFMEYVMEQWEMHRLEKERAKQERQLKNKKQTETEMLYGSIPRTPNKRQGLTPNRPGKVRKLNTTTMSNATANSSIRPAFGGTVYRSPVSRLPPSGSKPIITSTCLGKKTPQAGRNGANKENLELNGSILSGGYPALAPLQRNFSINSVASTYSEFADPSLSDSSTVGLQRELSKASKSDATSRILNSTNIQS, encoded by the exons TGAGGTGCTGGCGGAGGAGTCGATAGTATGTCTCCAGAAAGCTCTGAATCACCTTCGGGAAATCTGGGAattaattgggattccagaggacCAGCGGTTACAAAGAACTGAGGTTGTAAAGAAGCATATCAAG GATCTCCTGGATATGATGATTGCTGAAGAGGAAAGCCTGAAGGAAAGGCTCATCAAAAGCATATCCGTCTGTCAAAAAGAGCTCAATACCCTGTGCAGTGAGTTACACGTTGAACCATTTCAG gaagaaggagagacGACCATCTTGCAGCTAGAAAAGGATTTGCGCACTCAGGTAGAACTGATGcgaaaacagaaaaaggagagaagacaagAACTGAAACTACTTCAAGAACAAGATCAAGAGCTGTGTGAAATTCTTTGCATGCCCCACTATGACATCGACAGCAACTCAGTTCCCAGCTTAGAAGAACTGAACCAGTTCAGACAACACGTGGCCACATTAAGGGAAACCAAG gcatCTAGACGTGAGGAGTTTGTCAACATAAAGAGGCAGATCATACTGTGTATGGAAGAATTAGATCACACCCCAGACACAAGCTTTGAAAGAGATGTGGTGTGTGAAGATgaagatgccttttgtttatctCTTGAGAATATTGCAACACTACAGAAGTTGCTTCGGCAG ctggaaatgagaaaatcacAAAATGAAGCAGTGTGTGAGGGTCTGCGAGCTCAGATCCGAGAGCTCTGGGACAGGTTGCAAATAcctgcagaagagagagaagctgtGGCCACGGTTATGACTGGATCAAAGGCCAAGGTCAAGAAAGCG CTGCAATTGGAAGTGGATAGGTTGGAAGAACTGAAGATGCAAAACATGAAGAAAGTGATTGAGGCAATTCGAGTGGAGCTGGCTCAGTACTGGGACCAGTGTTTCTACAGCCAGGAGCAGAGACAAGCTTTTGCCCCTTACTATGATG AGGACTACACGGAAAATCTGCTCCAGCTCCATGATGCTGAGATTGTGCGGTTAAAAAACTACTATGAGGTCCACAAAGAACTCTTTGAAGGTGTCCAGAAGTGGGAAGAAAGCTGGAGGCTTTTCTTGGAGTTTGAG agaaaGGCTTCAGATCCAAGTCGATTTACAAACCGTGGAGGAAAtcttctaaaagaagaaaagcaacgAGCCAAGCTTCAAAAAACACTTCCTAAG TTGGAAGAGGAGTTGAAGGCACGGATTGAAACATGGGAACAGGAGCATTCGAAGGCATTTGTGGTGAATGGACAGAAATTCATGGAGTATGTGATGGAACAATGGGAGATGCATCGACTGGAGAAGGAACGAGCCAAGCAAGAAAGA CAACTCAAGAACAAGaagcagacagagacagagatgctcTATGGCAGTATTCCCCGAACCCCCAACAAGCGGCAAGGCCTGACACCTAACAGGCCTGGCAAAGTGCGTAAG CTAAACACTACTACCATGTCCAATGCTACAGCCAACAGCAGCATCCGGCCTGCCTTTGGGGGGACAGTCTACCGTTCCCCTGTGTCTCGACTTCCACCTTCTGGCAGCAAG CCAATCATCACTTCCacttgtttggggaaaaaaacaccccAGGCTGGCAGGAACGGAGCCAACAAGGAGAACCTGGAGCTCAATGGCAGCATCCTGAGCGGTGGGTACCCCGCCTTGGCTCCCCTCCAGCGCAACTTCAGCATTAATTCTGTTGCCAGCACCTATTCTGAGTTTGCG GATCCATCCCTCTCTGACAGCTCCACTGTTGGGCTTCAG cGAGAACTTTCAAAGGCTTCCAAATCTGATGCTACTTCTCGAATCCTCAATTCGACCAACATCCAGTCCTGA
- the PRC1 gene encoding protein regulator of cytokinesis 1 isoform X6, which translates to MAGGSEVLAEESIVCLQKALNHLREIWELIGIPEDQRLQRTEVVKKHIKDLLDMMIAEEESLKERLIKSISVCQKELNTLCSELHVEPFQEEGETTILQLEKDLRTQVELMRKQKKERRQELKLLQEQDQELCEILCMPHYDIDSNSVPSLEELNQFRQHVATLRETKASRREEFVNIKRQIILCMEELDHTPDTSFERDVVCEDEDAFCLSLENIATLQKLLRQLEMRKSQNEAVCEGLRAQIRELWDRLQIPAEEREAVATVMTGSKAKVKKALQLEVDRLEELKMQNMKKVIEAIRVELAQYWDQCFYSQEQRQAFAPYYDEDYTENLLQLHDAEIVRLKNYYEVHKELFEGVQKWEESWRLFLEFERKASDPSRFTNRGGNLLKEEKQRAKLQKTLPKLEEELKARIETWEQEHSKAFVVNGQKFMEYVMEQWEMHRLEKERAKQERQLKNKKQTETEMLYGSIPRTPNKRQGLTPNRPGKVRKLNTTTMSNATANSSIRPAFGGTVYRSPVSRLPPSGSKPIITSTCLGKKTPQAGRNGANKENLELNGSILSGGYPALAPLQRNFSINSVASTYSEFAKDPSLSDSSTVGLQRELSKASKSDATSRILNSTNIQS; encoded by the exons ATGGCAGGTGGAAG TGAGGTGCTGGCGGAGGAGTCGATAGTATGTCTCCAGAAAGCTCTGAATCACCTTCGGGAAATCTGGGAattaattgggattccagaggacCAGCGGTTACAAAGAACTGAGGTTGTAAAGAAGCATATCAAG GATCTCCTGGATATGATGATTGCTGAAGAGGAAAGCCTGAAGGAAAGGCTCATCAAAAGCATATCCGTCTGTCAAAAAGAGCTCAATACCCTGTGCAGTGAGTTACACGTTGAACCATTTCAG gaagaaggagagacGACCATCTTGCAGCTAGAAAAGGATTTGCGCACTCAGGTAGAACTGATGcgaaaacagaaaaaggagagaagacaagAACTGAAACTACTTCAAGAACAAGATCAAGAGCTGTGTGAAATTCTTTGCATGCCCCACTATGACATCGACAGCAACTCAGTTCCCAGCTTAGAAGAACTGAACCAGTTCAGACAACACGTGGCCACATTAAGGGAAACCAAG gcatCTAGACGTGAGGAGTTTGTCAACATAAAGAGGCAGATCATACTGTGTATGGAAGAATTAGATCACACCCCAGACACAAGCTTTGAAAGAGATGTGGTGTGTGAAGATgaagatgccttttgtttatctCTTGAGAATATTGCAACACTACAGAAGTTGCTTCGGCAG ctggaaatgagaaaatcacAAAATGAAGCAGTGTGTGAGGGTCTGCGAGCTCAGATCCGAGAGCTCTGGGACAGGTTGCAAATAcctgcagaagagagagaagctgtGGCCACGGTTATGACTGGATCAAAGGCCAAGGTCAAGAAAGCG CTGCAATTGGAAGTGGATAGGTTGGAAGAACTGAAGATGCAAAACATGAAGAAAGTGATTGAGGCAATTCGAGTGGAGCTGGCTCAGTACTGGGACCAGTGTTTCTACAGCCAGGAGCAGAGACAAGCTTTTGCCCCTTACTATGATG AGGACTACACGGAAAATCTGCTCCAGCTCCATGATGCTGAGATTGTGCGGTTAAAAAACTACTATGAGGTCCACAAAGAACTCTTTGAAGGTGTCCAGAAGTGGGAAGAAAGCTGGAGGCTTTTCTTGGAGTTTGAG agaaaGGCTTCAGATCCAAGTCGATTTACAAACCGTGGAGGAAAtcttctaaaagaagaaaagcaacgAGCCAAGCTTCAAAAAACACTTCCTAAG TTGGAAGAGGAGTTGAAGGCACGGATTGAAACATGGGAACAGGAGCATTCGAAGGCATTTGTGGTGAATGGACAGAAATTCATGGAGTATGTGATGGAACAATGGGAGATGCATCGACTGGAGAAGGAACGAGCCAAGCAAGAAAGA CAACTCAAGAACAAGaagcagacagagacagagatgctcTATGGCAGTATTCCCCGAACCCCCAACAAGCGGCAAGGCCTGACACCTAACAGGCCTGGCAAAGTGCGTAAG CTAAACACTACTACCATGTCCAATGCTACAGCCAACAGCAGCATCCGGCCTGCCTTTGGGGGGACAGTCTACCGTTCCCCTGTGTCTCGACTTCCACCTTCTGGCAGCAAG CCAATCATCACTTCCacttgtttggggaaaaaaacaccccAGGCTGGCAGGAACGGAGCCAACAAGGAGAACCTGGAGCTCAATGGCAGCATCCTGAGCGGTGGGTACCCCGCCTTGGCTCCCCTCCAGCGCAACTTCAGCATTAATTCTGTTGCCAGCACCTATTCTGAGTTTGCG AAGGATCCATCCCTCTCTGACAGCTCCACTGTTGGGCTTCAG cGAGAACTTTCAAAGGCTTCCAAATCTGATGCTACTTCTCGAATCCTCAATTCGACCAACATCCAGTCCTGA
- the PRC1 gene encoding protein regulator of cytokinesis 1 isoform X1: MAILQNAAAVESKRDGGLESEVLAEESIVCLQKALNHLREIWELIGIPEDQRLQRTEVVKKHIKDLLDMMIAEEESLKERLIKSISVCQKELNTLCSELHVEPFQEEGETTILQLEKDLRTQVELMRKQKKERRQELKLLQEQDQELCEILCMPHYDIDSNSVPSLEELNQFRQHVATLRETKASRREEFVNIKRQIILCMEELDHTPDTSFERDVVCEDEDAFCLSLENIATLQKLLRQLEMRKSQNEAVCEGLRAQIRELWDRLQIPAEEREAVATVMTGSKAKVKKALQLEVDRLEELKMQNMKKVIEAIRVELAQYWDQCFYSQEQRQAFAPYYDEDYTENLLQLHDAEIVRLKNYYEVHKELFEGVQKWEESWRLFLEFERKASDPSRFTNRGGNLLKEEKQRAKLQKTLPKLEEELKARIETWEQEHSKAFVVNGQKFMEYVMEQWEMHRLEKERAKQERQLKNKKQTETEMLYGSIPRTPNKRQGLTPNRPGKVRKLNTTTMSNATANSSIRPAFGGTVYRSPVSRLPPSGSKPIITSTCLGKKTPQAGRNGANKENLELNGSILSGGYPALAPLQRNFSINSVASTYSEFAKDPSLSDSSTVGLQRELSKASKSDATSRILNSTNIQS, encoded by the exons TGAGGTGCTGGCGGAGGAGTCGATAGTATGTCTCCAGAAAGCTCTGAATCACCTTCGGGAAATCTGGGAattaattgggattccagaggacCAGCGGTTACAAAGAACTGAGGTTGTAAAGAAGCATATCAAG GATCTCCTGGATATGATGATTGCTGAAGAGGAAAGCCTGAAGGAAAGGCTCATCAAAAGCATATCCGTCTGTCAAAAAGAGCTCAATACCCTGTGCAGTGAGTTACACGTTGAACCATTTCAG gaagaaggagagacGACCATCTTGCAGCTAGAAAAGGATTTGCGCACTCAGGTAGAACTGATGcgaaaacagaaaaaggagagaagacaagAACTGAAACTACTTCAAGAACAAGATCAAGAGCTGTGTGAAATTCTTTGCATGCCCCACTATGACATCGACAGCAACTCAGTTCCCAGCTTAGAAGAACTGAACCAGTTCAGACAACACGTGGCCACATTAAGGGAAACCAAG gcatCTAGACGTGAGGAGTTTGTCAACATAAAGAGGCAGATCATACTGTGTATGGAAGAATTAGATCACACCCCAGACACAAGCTTTGAAAGAGATGTGGTGTGTGAAGATgaagatgccttttgtttatctCTTGAGAATATTGCAACACTACAGAAGTTGCTTCGGCAG ctggaaatgagaaaatcacAAAATGAAGCAGTGTGTGAGGGTCTGCGAGCTCAGATCCGAGAGCTCTGGGACAGGTTGCAAATAcctgcagaagagagagaagctgtGGCCACGGTTATGACTGGATCAAAGGCCAAGGTCAAGAAAGCG CTGCAATTGGAAGTGGATAGGTTGGAAGAACTGAAGATGCAAAACATGAAGAAAGTGATTGAGGCAATTCGAGTGGAGCTGGCTCAGTACTGGGACCAGTGTTTCTACAGCCAGGAGCAGAGACAAGCTTTTGCCCCTTACTATGATG AGGACTACACGGAAAATCTGCTCCAGCTCCATGATGCTGAGATTGTGCGGTTAAAAAACTACTATGAGGTCCACAAAGAACTCTTTGAAGGTGTCCAGAAGTGGGAAGAAAGCTGGAGGCTTTTCTTGGAGTTTGAG agaaaGGCTTCAGATCCAAGTCGATTTACAAACCGTGGAGGAAAtcttctaaaagaagaaaagcaacgAGCCAAGCTTCAAAAAACACTTCCTAAG TTGGAAGAGGAGTTGAAGGCACGGATTGAAACATGGGAACAGGAGCATTCGAAGGCATTTGTGGTGAATGGACAGAAATTCATGGAGTATGTGATGGAACAATGGGAGATGCATCGACTGGAGAAGGAACGAGCCAAGCAAGAAAGA CAACTCAAGAACAAGaagcagacagagacagagatgctcTATGGCAGTATTCCCCGAACCCCCAACAAGCGGCAAGGCCTGACACCTAACAGGCCTGGCAAAGTGCGTAAG CTAAACACTACTACCATGTCCAATGCTACAGCCAACAGCAGCATCCGGCCTGCCTTTGGGGGGACAGTCTACCGTTCCCCTGTGTCTCGACTTCCACCTTCTGGCAGCAAG CCAATCATCACTTCCacttgtttggggaaaaaaacaccccAGGCTGGCAGGAACGGAGCCAACAAGGAGAACCTGGAGCTCAATGGCAGCATCCTGAGCGGTGGGTACCCCGCCTTGGCTCCCCTCCAGCGCAACTTCAGCATTAATTCTGTTGCCAGCACCTATTCTGAGTTTGCG AAGGATCCATCCCTCTCTGACAGCTCCACTGTTGGGCTTCAG cGAGAACTTTCAAAGGCTTCCAAATCTGATGCTACTTCTCGAATCCTCAATTCGACCAACATCCAGTCCTGA